From Apium graveolens cultivar Ventura chromosome 9, ASM990537v1, whole genome shotgun sequence, the proteins below share one genomic window:
- the LOC141687144 gene encoding inositol-phosphate phosphatase, whose protein sequence is MAQNDSHSDYLAIAVDAAKKAGEIIRKGFYQTKNVEHKGQVDLVTETDKACEDLIFNHLKQKLPDHKFIGEETTAANGVTELTDEPTWIVDPLDGTTNFVHGFPFVCVSIGLTIGKVPTVGVVYNPIMDELFTAIRGKGAFLNGDPIKVSTQSELVKCLLATEAGTKRDKSTLDATTNKINSLLAKVRSIRMSGSCALNLCGIACGRLDIFYELGFGGPWDVAGGAVIVEEAGGVVFDPSGKGFDITSQRVAASNPHVKDAFIKALQE, encoded by the exons ATGGCTCAAAATG ATTCACACTCAGACTACCTTGCCATTGCTGTTGATGCAGCCAAGAAAGCTGGAGAG ATCATTCGAAAGGGATTTTATCAGACCAAGAATGTGGAACATAAGGGCCAG GTAGATTTGGTAACTGAGACGGATAAAGCATGCGAAGATCTCATTTTTAATCATCTTAAGCAGAAACTCCCTGATCACAAG TTTATCGGTGAAGAAACAACTGCAGCTAATGGTGTAACAGAGTTGACTGATGAACCCACTTGGATAGTTGATCCTCTGGACGGCACGACTAACTTTGTTCATGG GTTTCCTTTTGTATGCGTCTCAATTGGTCTTACAATTGGAAAGGTCCCAACAGTTGGTGTGGTTTACAATCCAATCATGGATGAG CTATTTACTGCCATTCGTGGAAAAggtgcttttcttaatggagaccCCATCAAAG TATCCACTCAATCTGAGCTTGTGAAGTGCCTTCTTGCTACAGAG GCTGGAACAAAGCGAGACAAGAGTACCTTGGATGCAACAACAAATAAAATTAATAGCTTACTGGCCAAG GTGAGATCTATTCGGATGAGTGGTTCTTGTGCACTGAATCTATGTGGGATTGCATGTGGAAGGCTTGATATCTTCTATGAACTTGGATTTGGTGGCCCTTG GGATGTGGCGGGAGGTGCTGTGATAGTCGAAGAAGCGGGAGGAGTTGTATTTGATCC GTCTGGTAAAGGTTTCGATATTACATCTCAGCGAGTAGCAGCTTCAAACCCACACGTGAAGGATGCATTCATCAAGGCATTGCAGGAATAA
- the LOC141683033 gene encoding inositol transporter 4-like codes for MEGGVPQADKTEFTDCWQTCLKTPYVMRLALSASLGGLLFGYDTGVISGALLYIRDEYILVDKQTWLQETIVSMAVAGAIIGAAFGGWMNDKFGRKKSLMLADILFFFGSIVMAAAVGPWIIIVGRVFVGLGVGMASMTAPLYISEASPARIRGALVSTNILLITGGQFLAYLMNLVFTKAPGTWRWMLGLAGLPALLQFFLMLTLPESPRWLHSQNKKQEARTILEKIYPADQVEKEMIALESSLEAEKADAHSTGEGFYSKYKSAFSNPIFRRGLSAGITVQVAQQFVGINTVMYYSPTIVQFAGFASNKTALALSLITSGLNAIGSIASMAFVDRYGRRRLMLISIFMVLVCLVSLSGVFHGAAARAPLVGKLESAHFGGNSTCSNYIQASNPPSWTCMTCLEASSKCAFCAHGANQYHPGACLAVNDATKGACHSEHRIWYSQGCPSNIGFVAVIFLGLYIISFSPGMGSVPWILNSEIYPLKYRGMGCGIAAVANWVSNLIVSESFLSLTHALGSAGIFLLFAAFSFLGMLAIYFLVPETKGLQFEEVEKMLEKGFRPSLCHLKDKDVETYEKKTSQESQPSR; via the exons ATGGAGGGAGGTGTTCCCCAGGCAGATAAAACTGAATTTACAGATTGTTGGCAGACTTGTTTGAAAACACCCTATGTCATGAGGCTTGCTCTTTCTGCAAGCCTTGGAGGCCTCCTATTCGGTTATGACACTG GTGTCATTTCGGGTGCCCTGCTTTACATTCGGGATGAATACATTTTGGTTGACAAACAAACATGGCTGCAG GAAACTATTGTGAGCATGGCTGTAGCAGGAGCAATTATTGGTGCAGCATTTGGAGGCTGGATGAATGACAAATTTGGACGAAAGAAATCACTTATGCTTGCTGATATTCTTTTCTTTTTCGGTTCAATAGTGATGGCAGCTGCTGTTGGCCCGTGGATTATTATTGTAGGAAGGGTTTTCGTCGGTTTGGGAGTTGGAATGGCATCCATGACAGCTCCTCTTTACATTTCAGAAGCTTCTCCTGCAAGAATTAGAGGGGCGCTAGTTAGCACAAACATTTTGCTAATCACAGGAGGCCAATTTCTAGCGTATCTTATGAATCTAGTTTTCACCAAG GCACCTGGAACCTGGCGGTGGATGCTCGGGCTAGCAGGACTTCCTGCCCTTCTTCAATTTTTTTTGATGTTGACGCTTCCAGAGTCTCCTAGATGGCTACATAGCCAG AATAAGAAGCAAGAAGCGAGGACTATTTTGGAAAAGATCTATCCTGCTGACCAAGTCGAAAAGGAAATGATAGCCTTGGAGTCATCCCTTGAAGCTGAAAAGGCTGATGCACATTCAACAGGGGAAGGATTCTATTCAAAATACAAAAGTGCTTTCAGCAATCCTATTTTTCGAAGAGGACTTTCTGCTGGTATCACAGTTCAAGTAGCCCAGCAGTTTGTGGGCATAAACACAGTCATGTACTATAGTCCCACAATTGTTCAATTTGCAGGATTTGCTTCAAACAAGACTGCCTTGGCACTTTCTCTTATCACATCTGGTCTAAATGCTATCGGATCCATCGCTAGTATGGCTTTTGTAGATAGATACGGGCGGAGGAGGCTGATGCTGATCTCCATATTTATGGTTCTTGTCTGCCTCGTGAGCTTATCTGGTGTATTTCATGGAGCTGCTGCCCGTGCTCCTCTTGTTGGTAAACTTGAGTCAGCTCATTTCGGTGGCAACTCTACATGCTCAAATTACATCCAAGCTTCAAATCCACCTTCTTGGACTTGTATGACTTGTTTGGAAGCATCATCAAAATGTGCCTTCTGTGCCCATGGAGCTAACCAG TATCACCCAGGAGCATGCTTAGCTGTTAATGATGCAACAAAAGGTGCATGCCATTCAGAACACCGTATATGGTACAGTCAAGGATGTCCTAGTAATATTGGATTCGTGGCAGTCATATTCCTGGGATTATACATTATATCGTTCTCTCCTGGAATGGGATCGGTACCCTGGATTTTGAACTCGGAAATATACCCCTTGAAGTACAGAGGCATGGGATGTGGCATTGCTGCAGTTGCTAATTGGGTCTCTAATCTCATTGTAAGCGAATCATTTTTAAGTTTGACTCATGCACTTGGTTCAGCTGGTATATTTCTGCTGTTTGCAGCATTTTCTTTTCTTGGAATGCTCGCCATCTATTTCTTAGTGCCTGAAACAAAAGGACTCCAATTCGAGGAAGTGGAGAAAATGCTGGAGAAAGGGTTTAGACCAAGTCTGTGTCATCTTAAAGACAAGGATGTCGAGACCTATGAGAAGAAGACATCCCAAGAATCTCAGCCTAGTCGATAG
- the LOC141684497 gene encoding cysteine proteinase inhibitor 1-like — protein sequence MAPRFHILLLILSLSFIPGQFYDITVARKALVGGWKPIKNPKDPVIQEIGKFAVTTYNKDNQKNLVYQDVVKGQSQVVAGTNYQLTIAATDNGAVNHYEAIVFDQPWTHTRNLTSFKRL from the coding sequence ATGGCTCCAAGATTTCACATTCTTCTTCTCATTCTCTCCCTTTCTTTCATCCCAGGCCAATTTTACGACATCACTGTCGCTCGGAAAGCTCTCGTAGGCGGGTGGAAACCGATCAAGAACCCGAAAGACCCTGTAATTCAAGAAATTGGCAAATTCGCTGTCACAACATACAACAAGGACAACCAAAAAAATTTGGTATACCAAGATGTCGTCAAGGGCCAATCACAAGTTGTTGCAGGCACGAATTATCAACTAACGATCGCTGCTACGGATAACGGTGCAGTGAATCATTATGAGGCCATTGTTTTCGATCAGCCCTGGACTCATACCAGGAATCTTACTTCCTTTAAGCGCCTATAG
- the LOC141682945 gene encoding cytochrome b561 and DOMON domain-containing protein At5g47530-like, producing the protein MATILKAVLFFCMLVSLFASSSAKICTEYSFASNKQFTSCNDLPVLDAFLHWTYDPSLGYFQIAYRQTKITSSSWAAWGINLDASGMVGTQSLVAYQKSDGSMRVYTSPVTDYKTTLQEGDLKFPVSDLSAIFANNEITIFATLKIQNTSTLNLVWQNGPLASDNPGRHAISGANVRSSGSLNLLSAEPGATSGGGNSKTKQRNIHGVLNAISWGIMMPVGAIIARYVKVFEVADPAWFYLHVSCQTTAYIIGLVGWGTGLKLGGDSPGIQYSSHRYIGITLFVFGTLQVLALLVRPQKDHKYRLYWNIYHHTTGYMVILLSIINIFKGFDILNPDKKWQRGYVAIIVILSISAAILEGFTWRIVLKRKNAASVEKTPNGMTRYNVYGGRPNHRV; encoded by the exons ATGGCCACAATCCTTAAAGCAGTTTTATTTTTTTGTATGCTTGTTTCTCTGTTTGCATCATCCTCTGCCAAAATATGTACCGAGTATAGTTTTGCAAGCAATAAACAATTCACATCCTGCAATGATCTTCCTGTGTTGGATGCCTTTCTTCACTGGACCTATGATCCTTCTTTAGGTTATTTTCAGATCGCTTACAGACAGACGAAGATAACGTCTTCAAGTTGGGCTGCATGGGGTATCAATTTAGATGCTTCAGGCATGGTTGGAACGCAATCTCTTGTTGCTTATCAGAAatctgatggaagcatgagggTTTATACGTCCCCTGTGACGGACTATAAGACAACATTGCAGGAGGGGGATCTGAAATTTCCAGTCTCTGACTTATCAGCTATCTTTGCCAATAATGAGATTACCATTTTTGCTACTTTAAAGATTCAAAATACTAGCACTTTGAACCTGGTTTGGCAAAATGGTCCTCTTGCAAGCGATAATCCCGGGAGGCATGCCATTTCAGGAGCAAATGTTCGATCTTCGGGGAGTCTAAATTTACTTTCTGCTGAGCCCGGAGCTACCAGTGGAGGAGGGAATTCTAAGACCAAGCAACGGAAT ATTCATGGGGTGCTGAATGCCATCAGTTGGGGCATTATGATGCCTGTTGGTGCGATAATAGCAAGATATGTAAAAGTATTTGAAGTAGCAGACCCTGCATGGTTTTACCTTCATGTTTCTTGCCAAACCACAGCCTACATAATTGGTCTGGTTGGTTGGGGAACTGGCCTCAAACTTGGCGGAGATTCCCCAGGGATTCAGTACTCCTCTCATCGATACATTGGCATTACTCTCTTCGTTTTTGGGACACTCCAG GTGTTAGCGTTGCTTGTAAGGCCACAGAAAGATCACAAATACAGGTTGTACTGGAATATCTACCACCACACAACAGGGTACATGGTCATTCTCTTGAGCATAATCAACATATTCAAAGGATTCGATATCCTGAACCCAGACAAGAAATGGCAAAGAGGATATGTTGCAATCATTGTCATATTGTCTATCAGTGCCGCAATTTTGGAGGGTTTCACTTGGCGTATAGTATTGAAAAGGAAAAATGCAGCCAGCGTCGAGAAGACACCAAATGGCATGACTCGATACAACGTATATGGTGGAAGGCCAAACCATAGGGTGTAG